A portion of the Streptococcus urinalis 2285-97 genome contains these proteins:
- a CDS encoding M13 family metallopeptidase, which translates to MTRYQDNFYEAVNGEWAKTAVIPDDKPRTGGFSDLADEIEALMLSTTDQWLADENKPSDTILNHFIAFHKMTADYQKREEVGVSPVLPLIEEYKNLQSFSEFASKVAEFELDGKPNEFPFGVAPDFMNAQLNVLWAEAPGIILPDTTYYNDDNEKGKGKELLALWRKSQEELLPLFGFTEQEIKDILDKVLTLDAKLAQYVLSREEGSEYVKLYHPYNWDDFTKLAPELPLDTIFQKILGQKPDKIIVPEERFWTELASDYYSESNWELLKAELVLSAANAYNSYLTDEIRIKSGAYSRALSGTPQAMDKKKAAYYLASGPYNQALGLWYAGEKFSPEAKADVEHKIATMIDVYKSRLEKTDWLEKSTREKAIVKLNVITPHIGYPEKLPETYAKKVIDPTQSLVENARNLSKISIAHSWSKWNKPVDRSEWHMPAHMVNAYYDPQQNQIVFPAAILQAPFYSLNQSSSANYGGIGAVIAHEISHAFDTNGASFDENGSLNNWWTDEDFAAFKEKTDKVVEQFDGLESHGAKVNGKLTVSENVADLGGVACALEAAKKDHDFSVKDFFINFATIWRMKARDEYMQMLASVDVHAPAQWRTNVTVTNFEEFHKEFDVKEGDGMWRPVEKRVIIW; encoded by the coding sequence ATGACAAGATACCAAGATAATTTTTATGAAGCTGTCAATGGCGAGTGGGCTAAAACAGCCGTTATTCCAGATGATAAACCAAGGACAGGAGGATTTTCTGATCTTGCTGATGAAATTGAAGCATTAATGCTGTCAACCACAGATCAATGGCTAGCTGATGAAAATAAGCCTAGTGATACGATATTAAATCATTTTATTGCCTTTCATAAAATGACTGCCGATTATCAAAAACGTGAAGAAGTAGGAGTATCACCAGTATTACCATTAATTGAGGAATATAAAAATCTACAATCTTTCTCAGAATTTGCATCAAAGGTTGCAGAGTTTGAGTTAGATGGAAAACCAAATGAATTTCCATTTGGAGTTGCTCCTGATTTTATGAATGCACAATTAAATGTTCTTTGGGCTGAGGCTCCAGGTATTATTTTACCAGATACAACTTATTATAATGATGATAATGAAAAAGGAAAAGGAAAAGAACTTCTAGCACTTTGGCGAAAAAGCCAAGAGGAATTACTTCCTTTGTTTGGCTTTACAGAACAAGAAATTAAAGATATTTTAGATAAGGTCTTAACTTTAGATGCAAAATTGGCACAATATGTCTTATCTCGTGAAGAAGGTTCTGAGTATGTAAAACTTTATCATCCTTACAATTGGGATGATTTTACAAAATTAGCACCTGAACTTCCATTGGATACTATTTTCCAAAAGATTCTGGGACAAAAACCAGACAAGATTATTGTTCCTGAAGAACGTTTCTGGACTGAGCTTGCATCTGACTATTACTCAGAATCTAACTGGGAACTATTAAAAGCTGAGTTGGTTTTATCAGCAGCTAATGCCTATAATTCTTATTTAACAGATGAAATTCGTATTAAGTCAGGAGCTTATAGTAGAGCTTTATCAGGGACACCACAAGCAATGGATAAGAAAAAAGCAGCCTATTACCTTGCTTCTGGTCCTTATAATCAAGCACTAGGATTGTGGTATGCTGGAGAAAAATTTTCACCAGAAGCGAAAGCTGATGTCGAGCATAAGATTGCAACAATGATAGATGTTTATAAGTCACGCCTAGAGAAAACAGATTGGTTAGAAAAGTCTACTCGTGAAAAAGCTATTGTTAAGCTAAATGTTATCACGCCACACATTGGGTATCCTGAGAAATTACCTGAAACTTATGCCAAAAAAGTCATTGATCCAACACAATCACTAGTTGAAAATGCTAGGAATTTAAGTAAGATTTCAATTGCACATAGTTGGAGTAAATGGAATAAGCCAGTTGATAGAAGTGAGTGGCATATGCCTGCACATATGGTCAATGCTTATTATGACCCACAACAAAATCAAATTGTTTTTCCAGCAGCCATTTTACAAGCTCCTTTTTACTCATTAAATCAAAGTTCTTCTGCTAACTATGGAGGTATAGGAGCGGTTATTGCTCATGAGATATCGCATGCCTTTGATACAAATGGTGCTTCGTTTGATGAAAATGGGAGTCTAAATAACTGGTGGACGGATGAGGACTTTGCTGCATTCAAAGAAAAAACAGATAAAGTAGTGGAACAGTTTGATGGTTTAGAAAGTCATGGGGCAAAGGTAAATGGTAAGTTAACAGTATCAGAAAATGTTGCAGATCTTGGAGGGGTTGCTTGTGCTTTAGAAGCAGCTAAGAAAGACCACGATTTTTCTGTCAAAGATTTCTTTATTAATTTTGCGACAATATGGCGAATGAAAGCGCGTGATGAGTATATGCAAATGCTTGCTAGTGTTGATGTTCATGCACCAGCACAGTGGAGAACGAACGTCACGGTTACAAACTTTGAAGAGTTTCATAAAGAATTTGATGTCAAAGAAGGGGATGGTATGTGGCGTCCGGTAGAAAAACGGGTTATCATTTGGTAA
- the rpsB gene encoding 30S ribosomal protein S2, giving the protein MAVISMKQLLEAGVHFGHQTRRWNPKMAKYIFTERNGIHVIDLQQTVKLADQAYEFVRDAAANDAVILFVGTKKQAAEAVADEATRAGQFYINHRWLGGTLTNWGTIQKRIARLKEIKRMEEEGTFEVLPKKEVALLNKQRARLEKFLGGIEDMPRIPDVMYVVDPHKEQIAVKEAKKLGIPVVAMVDTNADPDDIDVIIPANDDAIRAVKLITAKLADAVIEGRQGEDAGADFETEGKADSIEEIVEVVEGSNE; this is encoded by the coding sequence ATGGCAGTAATTTCAATGAAACAACTTCTTGAAGCTGGTGTTCACTTTGGTCACCAAACTCGTCGCTGGAACCCTAAGATGGCAAAATACATCTTTACTGAACGTAATGGTATCCATGTTATCGACTTACAACAAACTGTAAAATTAGCTGATCAAGCATACGAATTCGTTCGTGATGCAGCTGCTAACGATGCTGTTATCTTATTTGTAGGTACTAAAAAACAAGCTGCTGAAGCAGTTGCAGACGAAGCTACTCGTGCTGGTCAATTCTACATTAACCACCGTTGGTTAGGTGGAACTCTTACAAACTGGGGTACTATCCAAAAACGTATCGCTCGTTTGAAAGAAATTAAACGTATGGAAGAAGAAGGAACTTTCGAAGTTTTACCTAAGAAAGAAGTTGCACTTCTTAACAAACAACGTGCACGTCTTGAAAAATTCTTAGGTGGTATCGAAGATATGCCTCGTATCCCAGACGTTATGTACGTTGTAGACCCACATAAAGAACAAATCGCTGTTAAAGAAGCTAAAAAACTTGGTATCCCTGTTGTAGCAATGGTTGATACTAATGCTGATCCAGATGATATCGATGTTATCATCCCAGCAAATGACGATGCTATCCGTGCTGTTAAATTAATCACTGCTAAATTAGCAGATGCTGTTATCGAAGGCCGTCAAGGTGAAGATGCAGGTGCAGATTTTGAAACAGAAGGAAAAGCTGATTCAATCGAAGAAATCGTTGAAGTTGTTGAAGGTTCAAACGAATAA
- the tsf gene encoding translation elongation factor Ts, which translates to MAEITAKLVKELREKSGAGVMDAKKALVETDGDMDKAIELLREKGMAKAAKKADRVAAEGLTGVYVHGNSAAVVEVNAETDFVAKNAQFVDLVNETAKVIAEGKPANNEEALALVMPSGETLANAYVNATATIGEKISFRRFALLEKTDEQHFGAYQHNGGRIGVISVIEGGDDTLAKQISMHIAAMKPTVLSYTELDPQFVHDELAQLNHAIELDNESRAMVDKPALPFLKYGSKAQLTDDVVAKAEEDIKAELAAEGKPEKIWDKIIPGKMDRFMLDNTKVDQAYTLLAQVYIMDDSKTVEAYLDSVNAKAVAFARFEVGEGIEKASNDFESEVAATMAAALNN; encoded by the coding sequence ATGGCAGAAATTACAGCAAAACTTGTTAAAGAATTGCGTGAAAAATCTGGTGCTGGTGTTATGGACGCAAAAAAAGCACTTGTTGAAACTGATGGTGACATGGACAAAGCAATTGAATTGCTTCGCGAAAAAGGTATGGCTAAAGCTGCTAAAAAAGCTGACCGTGTTGCTGCTGAAGGTTTAACTGGTGTTTATGTTCATGGTAATTCAGCTGCTGTTGTTGAAGTTAATGCCGAAACAGACTTTGTTGCCAAAAATGCACAGTTTGTTGACCTTGTTAACGAAACTGCAAAAGTAATCGCTGAAGGTAAACCAGCTAACAACGAAGAAGCACTTGCTCTTGTCATGCCAAGTGGTGAAACTTTAGCAAATGCATATGTTAATGCTACTGCTACAATCGGTGAAAAAATTTCATTCCGTCGCTTTGCTCTTTTAGAAAAAACTGACGAGCAACACTTTGGTGCATACCAACATAATGGTGGTCGCATTGGTGTTATTTCAGTTATTGAAGGTGGAGACGATACATTAGCAAAACAAATTTCAATGCATATCGCTGCAATGAAACCAACTGTACTTTCATATACAGAATTAGACCCTCAATTTGTTCATGACGAATTAGCACAATTAAACCATGCTATCGAACTTGACAATGAAAGTCGTGCTATGGTTGATAAACCAGCACTTCCATTCTTAAAATATGGATCAAAAGCACAATTAACTGATGACGTTGTTGCTAAAGCTGAAGAAGATATCAAAGCTGAACTTGCTGCAGAAGGCAAACCAGAAAAAATCTGGGATAAAATTATTCCAGGTAAAATGGATCGCTTCATGCTTGATAACACTAAAGTGGACCAAGCTTATACTTTACTTGCGCAAGTTTACATTATGGATGACAGCAAAACAGTTGAAGCTTACCTTGACTCAGTAAACGCAAAAGCAGTTGCATTTGCTCGTTTTGAAGTTGGTGAAGGTATTGAAAAAGCATCTAATGATTTTGAATCAGAAGTTGCTGCAACAATGGCTGCTGCTCTTAACAATTAA